ACTCCCTGCTGCATGCACTTGCATGCACACTCCTTGCCTGTCAACGAGGAAGAGAAGGATCTTGAAGTGGGGGCACGTTTCTGACTTGAAAAGCCCCaagatggtggggagggaggtacCCCTCCCTGGCTAGCTGCTGAATACTGCATCCAAGACACCTGACACTCACGTGGCACATCAATGGGGGACAAGCAAGGGGAGGATGTGATTGCAGGCCTGAAGTGATACCTGACTTCCCAGAGCACAAGAGAGCAGGGACCATTGTCCCAAACATGCAACACAATGGCTTGAGGACCTAACTAAGGCCTGCTGAGGAGAACGGCTGGCCCAGGTTGTGGGCTTGGCCAGACCGGGGCCTGCTTTGCCTCTCTAGCTCCAAGGGTGGCTGGAGACCAGGCACCAGCCAGCCTCTTCCAGGATGTGATCTGGGGTCAGGCAAAGCCCAGGTTGCTCCTGGTGCTCTAGGAATGTGGGAAGGGAGGTTGAGGCAGTCAAAGACCTGTTGGACTCTGCCCATAGGTAGGGGAGGGAGCCTGGTCTTAACATGGCCAGAAGCCACCTGGCCACAGCACCCTGAGCCTCCCTGGCAGTGATTGGCTGTTAAGAGGCTTAGAGCTGGGCTGTCTCTCAGGGCCATCCCTCCCCTAACCTGAAAAGCAGCACCATGTGGCCAGCTGGTCCCCACCCCTCAGGGGGCTGGGCTTCGGGGGACAGCTGGAGAAGACAGGGCAGATGGGTGGGTCAATAGGAGACAAGGTTAGGGTCCAGAGAGTCTTGACACCCAGAGAAGGCAGACCCCTGGGTTAAGAGTGGAATTActagaggcagaggaaggggagcaTGGCTACCTTGCGCAGCCCTGCCTATAAAGGGTGAggcagcctgggccagggcctgagTCTGTCCCTTGCtgacctgtccccaccccactggcTGTTTTCCAGCCTGGCTCCCCTCTACCTCTCTCGTACAGACACACACTGTTACAAAGATCATGCACACGACGGCTCAGGGCGGGGTGGGTATGGAGAGCCCCATGACAGGAAGGAGCAGTGTGGAGTGGGAAGGAGAGGTTCCGAGCCGAAGGGCGTCAGCAGCCAGGGGGCTTCCTTAGGGTGAACCATCCAGAGTGGAGTGGCAGGTGGGGTAGTTTCTATCCAAAGATACCTCCAAAGATGGAGGCAATGACAATGCCCAGGACCACACAGCAGATGATGATCATGATCTTCTTCTGAACCAGAGAAGCAGGAGGGAAAGGCCTCAGTCAGCTCATgggagcagctggggctgggcagagctTTGAGGAGACAGGACATTAGAGTATCCTGAGAGGACTGAGTGGGTAAAGCTGCCACCTGACAGAGCCCTGAACAGGCAGTCCTTTTCAGGCCTGTCTGGGGCTGTGATGACGGCCGAGGGCTGGAGAGTCTGGAGGGCTAACTGGGGAAGGTGATGACCTGGAATGGGCCTGGTGGTTACAATGAGGCACTGCAGACTTGGGAGAGGTGGGATAGAGGCAGAGTTGGGGGGTATCTGTGATCACAGATGGGTACATGGGAAACATGGTTTGGGCAGAGTTGGGGCTACTGACCCGGCGCGCCTTGCTCTGGTACTTGACGGCCTTCTTGGTGTCAGACACGGCTCTTTCCACGTAGTCCACGGAGTGCTCCACGTTGTACTCGATCCTGTCAATCATCTCCCCCTGTGGGGTCAGGAGCATTCGAGCTCCAGAGGGCCCTCCTCAGGGTCCAGAGGAGGCTTGGGGCAGGACTTCAGGAAAGTGCCCTGAGGTTAGAGAAAAGGGGTGTGAGGAGAATGGGGTTCAGCTTCTTACCTATGCCCTGCAGGCCAGGCAGCCCTGGTAGTTCCTGCCTCTCTCCACAGAGCAGCCATCCTGGGGAGGGAACTGGCCATGCAGCCTCAGCCAAGGGCATGCGGACCATGCAAAGAATGTTCAGCTGGGGCCCTGACCCTAGTGCCTGGTGCAGAGGACcgtgcagggcagaggaaggcaggggtaGGAGTGAATGGCCTGGAGTGTGGCAGTAGCTCACAAGGTGACCATAGTGAGCCCCCAATTCCATCTTCCCCAGGCATGATGTATTTGGTCTTCAATGTTTAAGAAcactgcctccccctgcccagccccacagTCTGCTTGGGCCCTGCAATCTGGTCCCATGCAGCCTGCAGAGGCCACTCTGACCTGACACTGCCCAAAACTCCCAGTGGCACTGTGCTGACAACTGACAGCTCTCTCTAAGTCCTCCACTCCCACGGGCGTCCATGTCACCATAATTTCTCAcccagtagcagcagcagcatgcTCAGGAGCTCCCTGCTTCCTGATGAGCGGGTCACACCACTCCCACTTAAGACCCTCCAGTCCAGAAGAGACTCCACCTGTCAAGGCCCCCGTCTACCTCATCTCCAACTGCCCCCGTGCTCTGGCCACGTGGACCTCCTTTCTGCCCCTCAGATATGTCAGGACCATGGTGTTGCTGGTCCCTCTGCCTGAGCCAGCTCTTCATTCTTCCTCTGTGATGTCTCTAGAGCTCAAACACTGCCTCCTCAGGGAGGCCTTCTCTAGCTACCCCATCCAAAGTGGCCTCCACAGTGACTGTATCAAAGTGGTGCTCCAAGTCTGACCCTTGGACTAGTAACATCAGCATCACCCTTTAGcatgttagaaatgcaaactccTACCCCAGCCTATTCATCTCTGGGAATGGAAATTAGAACAGGGAAACTTACAAGAAAAGCCCTCCAAGTGATTCTTAGGCACTTCgaagtttgagaactactgctcTATCTCCATGCTGCCTTCTAACATTTCCTGAGTACTTGGCAAAACTGGAATGACAGTTGTCATTTACTTATGCTGCCCTTCATCCAACAGACATCAGCTCCAGGAAGCAGGCTCTCAGCTGTCCTAGAAAAATGCCCATCCACCTTGTCTACATGACAAACAGCTGGTAGATAAGGTAGGAAAAGGTGGATAGGGCCATGCAGGGCCTGGGATCCTGGAGGGCCAAGCAGAGCCATGCAGAGGGGACTTTACGGGAGTGAGGCCCTGGAGGCAATTTCAATAGCAGGTGGTTAGTTACCTGAAGACTTGGTccctcccaggcagggcagcGTGTTGGGCAGAAAAGGTGGGGGTTAGTGCAGCCCTGGGTGCTGCCGTGGGATGGGGGCCAGAGCAGTGGGGCTCTGGGTGCTCACCTGGCTCTCCACAAGCATGGCCATGTCCATGAACATGTCATGCAGCTCACGGATGCTGTTCTCCAGCTTAATGATCTCACTGTGCCGAGTCTCAATCTCGCTCAGGGCCTGCTTCGAAATGCTGGAGTCCATGATGATCTAGGGACAGGAGCAATGGGCTGGGACCCAGGTGCTTGCTgaagggggtggggaccaggaaaACAGGAGGCCAACTGCAAAAGCAGCTGGGATGGTCAGTGGCGTGAGCAGAAGGTTCTGGAAGGAGAGCCTGAGTCTTCCTCCTTAGCTGCAGCCCTCCCCCACTTTCTGCTCAGCTCTTACTAGCTATTACCTAACTTCTCTATGACCCGGTTTTCTACCTGTCACATGGGTGTATTAACATTCCCTACCTGTGCTTGTGCACGGTAACTGCCAAATGAGAGCTCTTATCACCATCATGGTACAGAGCCCAAGATGACTGCCTGATCGGCCTGGGTGTTACACCGCCTTTCTCCAGTCCCCTCTTCTCCTGTACTGAATATAGCTGCCCCCTACCTTCTCCTCCCAGAACCCATACCCCCAAACTGCCTCTTCACCTGTATGCCACTTCCTTCAGGAAGCTCCCTGCTCAGCAGAGCAGAGCTTCACTTGAATTTAGAGATGGCCAAGAGCACCACACCctccaaaaagggaaaaaggtcCTGAGGATGGTGGAAGGAGGCCCAAgccagtggggagggcaggggtggcaaGGAAGTGGATCCACTGAGAGGAACCAGGAGACCTTTGCCACTAATATTTATGTGACCTCAACCTGGTCCCCTCCTTTCTGGGACTTgtccttctcttctctaaaaccTGCCTCACAAGGTGGCTGTGTCCAAATACTGCCCATATCAAGCACTTCAGAGTCATGGTGGGAGGGGTCCCAGTAAGAGGGGTGCCTGTGGGGTCCATACTCACCCCAGAGGCAAAGATAGCCGGGTTCCCACTCTCCAGCATGTCCTCCAGCTCCTCGCTGGTCGTGGTCCGGCCAGCTGCAAGCAGGAGTCACAGTGAGTACAACCCTCCCCAGGGAGTTCAGTGGCAGCTCTGCCAGGcgcctcagcccctgccccaccccctcagctTACTGATCTCCAGCTGCCTCTGGATTCGGCCCTTGCAGCGCTCCCTGTAGTCAGATTGTGTCGAATTGTACTCAGACATGACCTCCACAAATTTCCGGGACAGTGTGGAGTGCTGGGGGTCCGAGATGGGGGTACAGGTGTCAGGCCCAGTCCCGAATGGTCAGAGAGCCTCAGAGGCTAGGTGCCCACCCCAGAGGCCCAGCCCGCACCTGTGTCTTTCGGATCCTCAGGTCGGCGGATGAGCGGTTCAGGCCTTCCTCCTGCTCAATGCTCTGTTCGATACCTGGGGGAACAGATAGCTGCTGAGCCATAATCTGACCCCCATTCACCACTGACCCCTGACCCACACCCCCAGGATCTGGCTTAGGAACTTCCTGGGGAGTCTTGTGTGGCCTATAAGTGGAGTCAcatggaaaagagaggaaaagggatggccaGGCATTGACAGAGGAGGAGCCAACAGGGGCCCTTCTAGGCATGATACATGTGTAGGCGTGTGCACATATGCACCCCTACTTGTGAGCACGTACTATATGCTGGGCCTGGCGGCTCAGGCCCATGCTGTCTCTCTGGTGCTCAGgaaggctttgccagagtggggagggcCAGGTGGCTGTAACCTGCAGGGCACACAGGCCCTAGGCCTGTGTGTTCCGGGCATGCACATCTGTGCTCACCCAGGCACACGGAGGCTCTGTGTGGAACCAGGCAGTGCTGGCCACTCCTCTCAGGTGTGAAGTGGAGGACAGTGCCCAGAGTGGAGCACTCCCTGGATGAAGCCTCAGGCACACGTCCCAAGGGcctgcccagagcctggcacagacaGGCCTGCAAGGTAGGCATTGAGTGAATGGCACAGGATGGCAGCCTCATAAAGGAAAGCAAGGCTCAGTGTTCCTCCTCTAAGTTTAAGGACCCCGGTGGGCCGTGTGGGGTTGACAGGCCTGGAATGCCCCCCACCTTAGACAAGGCTGGAGCCCAGACTCACTCTTCAATTTGGAGCGCACTTTGTTTGCTGTCTTCTTTATGTCGGACATGAGTTCTTCCAGCTCTTCCTTcgtctctgggggtggggagaagagtgGGGGTAGACACCCTGGTTCCCCCATGCCAGTGTTCAGGCTCAGCCACCTGCCCAGGGGGCCTGCTGATGGGGGGCCTCTAGACAGACCCTGGGTCCTGGCTTTTCCCTTTCTTGGCTAaggctctgcctgcccctccagtGCTGAGCCAAGGCCACACCAGCTGCAGCCTCACCCCCTCCTGTGCTGTCTTCCAAGGagcctcccttctttccctggctcccccacccctgcagatAACAGATGGGTCTAAATTTAAGGCAGAAATAAATTGTGGAGCAGCTGGTGATGCTGCAGTTGGCACTGGAAAGCATTTACTTGATACTTGTCTGAATCGAAGGTGGGGGGATGTGGGCTCACCTAGCGTTACCTGGTGGCCCACCAGTGGGCTGGTGGGACCAGGGAGGCAGAAGCCAGCCCCTATATCAAGGCACCCCGGGCAAAGGGGCGGGGGAGCCAGGCGGCAGACCTTGTTCTACTCACAAAGCCCCCCTCCCCAGGTGCTGAGCTCAGTGGAGGCCAACAGCTGAGAGCCCAGTGGCTGGATGGGGCCAGGAGGCACCTGGAGGCCTGGGTGGGAAGGAGCTTCAAAGAGGTGGGCCCCCTGGAGGTGGCAGTCAGAGGGCCTATGAGAGGCAGAGGTTGAGGGAGGGGTGGTAGCTGGTGTTTCTGGGCCTTGTTCCAACTGGAACAATCTCCCTAAAGCTGGCAGAAGTCAGGAGCGTGCCCAGCTTGCCCCACTCCCTGTGAGGGGTCGGTGGGCCAAGGGGACAAGATGGCTGCTTCCCTCAGGTGCTAGCTGAGTGGACCAACGGGTCCCAGCAGCCCCCCCAGACTCCACTTTCTGGAGAAACTACAACTGAGCTCCAGGCTGCTGCAACCTTTCTCACCCACCCTCTGCTAGCCTCCAGGGCTGGGGTTTCTTCTCGAAGGGTCTATAAAAGACTGGGGAGGGGCGTTTACAGTGGAGGATCAGGTGGGGCTGCTCCCAAGCAGAATGTGAGTGAGGCGGAGTAGGGGCTTTGAAGAGCGGAGGAGGGAAGCCTCTTTCGTATGAACAAAGGAAAACTTGGGCACCAGCCTCCCTAACGTCTCAGCCTTTTTAGCACAGACCCAAAATAGCCCAGCCCGGATGGCTGCccccagaggaggcagagcaAGCCTCAGCCCAGGAAAGTCCCCCCATTCACTGCCATCTTTTCTTGTGACTCTTCCTTAACTCTGCCTGCCTTTGCCTTAGAACGCTTAACTCCACTCAGGCTGTATCAGCGACCCCCTGACTGCTCTGCTCGCTCACAGGTGGCAATTCTGAACTGGTTGCTGCTGACTGTGTGACACGGGAAGAAGTGCCAAAGTGGCACGAGGGAGTCTGGTGGGGGAGCTAGGCAGTGCATCACCCCACGCCACCCCTCCTTCCAGCAGGTGAGAGGCCAAATTCGCAGCTCTTTATAGTTCCTGCCCCACAATCGGCCTCCTTCGACCCACCGTGGACACACACCGACCCAGATACACACGGGCACATCGACAAACCATGTCATGTGCTGCTGTCCCAGACAAGCCTCTGGGGGAGAGGCGAAGCACGGCCGCTGCACTGGGTGTGTGGATGTGCGCCCTGCTTTGGGGgctgcttccctccttcctccccctttctgGGACAGTCACCTGGGCTCCCAGTTGACTCATTTTGCCTTCCAAGGGCCTGGCACTGGGTTTAGTGATATGGCATTGGCCCTGGGTTCAGGCACACTGTGGGGCTGTGGCGAGAGATTTTTCTGGGTGCTTAAGGATGCCTGCGGGCCTGGGGGTGAGGGTTCATGGACAGGGAGGCAGTGCTGGAAATGAAACTAAAAGCAAGTCCCGagtgcctgggtggtgggctgtGAACCCTGGCCCCTGCCACTGCCCCTGCTAGGGGAGGGGATCTCCAGCTTGCACCTCATCAGCCTGGCACATAACAGTGTAGTAATCCACACCTCAACAGGAACTGTGACAACCAGGTCAGGGAGACGTGTCTGGGGACACAGGCTCCCTGTGTGGAGGGAGGTGACTTCCTGGAGCCCTGAGAATGCCCAGCGCCAGGGTACCAGTGACCAGGTGTCAAGGCTGCCGGCTCTTTCCGGAAGCTCTGCCTGCTCGGCCAGCTTGCCCTCCTACGGCGTTGTTGCTTCAGAGCTGCCATCTGCTCCCCAGGGAggcaagggaaagggaggggccGGGCCGAGAAGCCTCCTATTCATCAGAGGGAGCTCCCTCCCACCTTGCCTTCCTCCCAGAATCCCAGAGTTGCAGCCAGCCCAGGGCCTTAGGGAAAAAGCGTTTACCTAAGGAGGGCAGGCTGGCTGCCCGACCCCACCCAGGCCTGAGGAGGGTTACCCCTCCTACCACAGTGTTTGTGGGAGACCTGGGTCCAGCATGTGATACTGGCCACTGACCTCCTCCCCATCCTGGACAGGCCCAGGTGTCCCTCCTGGGCAGCAGCACCTTCCTGGAGGCCTATAGGGCCTGAAACCCACCCCTTACACCTATACACTCACTCTCGTCAGGGTTGGGGGAGGCCAGGATGGCGCTGTGCTTCCGCTTCACCTCCTCCACGTTCTCTGAGATCTTGTCAATGAAGCCTCGGATCTCCTCCACCTGTGGGCCAAGGCCAGGTGATGAGGGGAAAATCCAGGGTTGAGGCTTCTTGGGCCCCTGGCTTGTCCAGCTCAGGGCCAGAGATCAGGCTCAGGGCCAGGCTTCCACTGGCGGTGGGGGGCTGGCTGCGCCAAGTACCTTCCATACCAGAGTGAGGAGTGGGCTGGTTCAACCTCAAACTttgctccctctgagcttcagtctaTCCACCCTCCAGATAGGTTCCTTAATTGGTGCCCGAAGGCTGCCGACTGGGAACAAGGGCGTAGGCGCAGGGCCTGGCTCAGAGCTAAGCTGCGGTCACCCAGGGCCTGCCAGTATATGGGTAAAGGCTGGGTGTGCTGGCTCCCACCTGTTCGAAAAACTCATCCATGAAGCGGTCTCGGTCCACGGTGACAGTGACATCATCGTCATCATCGCTGTCCTTGGCCTGCACAGGGGTGGGTACACATGAGCATACCTGTAGTAGGACCACTGGACCTGGGACCCCAAACTGCCAGGCATCCATACATGGCGAGCTTGCAGGCTGCAGCTCCAGGGCAGAGACAACCACGGTGAAACCTGAAAGACCTCTGGTGACCCAACATGAGGAGAGGGGCCTTGCTTGTCAAGTTGGTGACAGGGCCAAGTCTCCGTCTTCAGACCATGGaatccttcccctccctgcccagctgcctgccctccccacaggaCTGGGGTCGTCCCAGAACCTCCCTCATTCTAGGGTGCCGCTCTGGAGGCCCTGCCATTGGCTGAGCAAGAAAACCTCAGGGCTTGGTCTCCAGGCCATTGACCCCAACTCATAAGACCTCACCTGAGGCAGGCCACCTGGGAGCCAGAGTTGTCTACTCTCCTGGCTAGGACTTCCCAAGCCCTGTTTCCCGGGAGGGCCCTGGAGGGGCGGCCTACGCCTTGCAGGACCTGGGCATGCCGACGCCTCCCTCCCGAAAGGCTGGATGGCTCAGACACAGGGCCGTCCCTACAGCACCCCAGCCGGGCCTGAGAGAGGGACTGCCTGTTTGGGGTTCTGCCGGGTGCCAGCTTCACCCACTCAGTCCTCTCAGGAGACTCTCTTTCCTGGTCAGTTTTGACATGGGGACGTGACCCTCTTTCTTTccaggcccagagctgggccCAGCAGCTACAAGAGGCCAGTCATGCTGCAACCTGGCTTGGAGCCTGCCTTCGGCCTCAGCCACAGGTGCGGGCCCCACTCTGCTGCTCCAGGAGCATCGGGACAGAAGCCACTCTCATCACGGAGTGGGGGAGTGGTAATTACACCTCTGACTTCCCAGCACGCTGGCCATGCTCGTTACTGTCCACCCCACACCTTGACTCGGCCAGGGTCCACCCACTCCACTGGCAAGACCAAGGTCCTCTCCACAGCCAAGGCCAGGATACCCAGAGCAGGTCTGTCCCTCTCAGACTGGGGTTCTCAAGCTCGGTCACACCTCCTCATTTCTGGGTGTCCCAAGGGGAGGAGGTACTAGCTGGCTAGGCACTGGCCCTTACCTCCTCGCTCGCTCTCTCATCAGGGCCCAGGAGAGAGACTGGCAGAGGCTGAGAAGAGAGGAAAGCTAAGCGACTTACCCTGTGGGTCTATTTGCTCCTCTACAAAAGGGGGACAGTGATAGttggctgtggggagggagggttgaGGACGAATGGGTAAGCACATGTTGTGAAGGGCTGTGCCCCGGGGCTCTCTGGGTCCCACTACCCCACCACAGTGGGGCTGGGCTAAGGAGCCTTATGGAGACAGCTTGGAGGGGCCCCTCTCATTGAGAGATcacacctcctcccccag
This sequence is a window from Phyllostomus discolor isolate MPI-MPIP mPhyDis1 chromosome 3, mPhyDis1.pri.v3, whole genome shotgun sequence. Protein-coding genes within it:
- the STX1A gene encoding syntaxin-1A isoform X1, which produces MKDRTQELRTAKDSDDDDDVTVTVDRDRFMDEFFEQVEEIRGFIDKISENVEEVKRKHSAILASPNPDEKTKEELEELMSDIKKTANKVRSKLKSIEQSIEQEEGLNRSSADLRIRKTQHSTLSRKFVEVMSEYNSTQSDYRERCKGRIQRQLEITGRTTTSEELEDMLESGNPAIFASGIIMDSSISKQALSEIETRHSEIIKLENSIRELHDMFMDMAMLVESQGEMIDRIEYNVEHSVDYVERAVSDTKKAVKYQSKARRVSSPNSAQTMFPMYPSVITDTPQLCLYPTSPKSAVPHCNHQAHSRSSPSPVSPPDSPALGRHHSPRQA
- the STX1A gene encoding syntaxin-1A isoform X3, producing the protein MKDRTQELRTAKDSDDDDDVTVTVDRDRFMDEFFEQVEEIRGFIDKISENVEEVKRKHSAILASPNPDEKTKEELEELMSDIKKTANKVRSKLKSIEQSIEQEEGLNRSSADLRIRKTQHSTLSRKFVEVMSEYNSTQSDYRERCKGRIQRQLEITGRTTTSEELEDMLESGNPAIFASGIIMDSSISKQALSEIETRHSEIIKLENSIRELHDMFMDMAMLVESQGTFLKSCPKPPLDPEEGPLELECS
- the STX1A gene encoding syntaxin-1A isoform X2; this translates as MKDRTQELRTAKDSDDDDDVTVTVDRDRFMDEFFEQVEEIRGFIDKISENVEEVKRKHSAILASPNPDEKTKEELEELMSDIKKTANKVRSKLKSIEQSIEQEEGLNRSSADLRIRKTQHSTLSRKFVEVMSEYNSTQSDYRERCKGRIQRQLEITGRTTTSEELEDMLESGNPAIFASGIIMDSSISKQALSEIETRHSEIIKLENSIRELHDMFMDMAMLVESQGEMIDRIEYNVEHSVDYVERAVSDTKKAVKYQSKARRKKIMIIICCVVLGIVIASIFGGIFG